In Mangrovibacterium diazotrophicum, one genomic interval encodes:
- the pruA gene encoding L-glutamate gamma-semialdehyde dehydrogenase: protein MPKGIFNVPVAKNEPVRTYAPGSDERKKLQAKLAEMRSVEMELPMVIGGNEVTTDRRKRIAPPHDHKHTLGYFSEGDASHVQMAIDAALEARKEWANMGWQHRAAIFLKAADLIAGPYRDKMNAATMLGQGKNAFQAEIDSACEIIDFLRFGVKCMTEIYEIQPESAAGIWNYNEYRPLEGFVFALTPFNFTAIAGNLPSAPAMMGNVVVWKPSNTAVYSAAVIMEVLREAGLPAGVVNLVHVSGPVAGDVIFNHAEFAGIHFTGSTEVFQRIWKTIGENIYKYKSYPRIVGETGGKDFIFADPTADPQSLAVAMLRGAFEYQGQKCSAASRVYVPESIWDEVKERFGKMLATVKMGPVEDFTNFVNAVIDEKSFDKIAAYIDGAKKSPDAEVIFGGGCDKSVGYFVEPTVILAKKPDYVTMVEEIFGPVLTVFVYEDEKMDETMKVLDKTSIYALTGAIFSQNRYNIEKMAKFLENSAGNFYINDKPTGAVVGQQPFGGSRGSGTNDKAGSVFNLLRWTSIRTVKETFVSPKDYLYPNFMPDQE from the coding sequence ATGCCAAAAGGAATTTTTAACGTACCGGTAGCAAAAAACGAACCTGTGAGAACTTATGCTCCGGGCTCGGACGAACGGAAAAAATTGCAGGCCAAGCTGGCCGAAATGAGATCAGTTGAAATGGAATTGCCAATGGTGATTGGTGGTAACGAAGTAACGACCGACCGTCGCAAGCGGATTGCTCCGCCGCACGATCACAAACATACACTGGGATATTTTTCGGAAGGAGATGCATCGCACGTACAGATGGCGATTGATGCCGCCTTGGAAGCCCGGAAGGAATGGGCGAACATGGGCTGGCAGCACCGTGCTGCTATTTTCCTGAAGGCAGCTGATTTGATCGCTGGTCCGTACCGCGACAAGATGAACGCCGCAACCATGTTGGGGCAGGGTAAAAATGCTTTCCAGGCCGAGATTGACTCAGCTTGCGAGATCATCGACTTCCTTCGCTTCGGTGTGAAATGTATGACCGAGATCTACGAGATTCAACCGGAATCGGCTGCGGGGATCTGGAACTACAATGAATATCGTCCGTTGGAAGGATTCGTGTTTGCACTGACGCCGTTCAATTTTACGGCAATTGCCGGAAACCTGCCATCTGCTCCGGCCATGATGGGGAATGTGGTGGTGTGGAAACCCTCGAACACTGCGGTTTACTCGGCAGCTGTTATTATGGAAGTGTTGCGCGAAGCTGGTTTGCCGGCTGGTGTAGTTAACCTGGTGCATGTTTCTGGACCGGTTGCGGGTGATGTGATTTTCAATCATGCTGAGTTTGCCGGAATTCATTTTACCGGTTCAACCGAAGTTTTCCAACGCATTTGGAAAACCATTGGCGAAAATATTTACAAGTACAAGTCGTATCCGCGCATTGTGGGTGAAACTGGTGGTAAGGACTTTATTTTTGCCGATCCAACTGCTGATCCGCAAAGTCTGGCAGTAGCCATGTTGCGTGGAGCATTCGAATACCAAGGACAAAAATGTTCTGCTGCCTCACGGGTTTATGTGCCCGAGAGCATTTGGGACGAAGTAAAAGAGCGCTTCGGCAAAATGCTGGCTACCGTAAAAATGGGGCCGGTTGAAGATTTCACCAATTTTGTAAATGCTGTAATCGATGAGAAGTCGTTCGATAAGATCGCAGCTTACATCGATGGTGCAAAGAAGAGCCCGGATGCGGAAGTCATTTTTGGCGGCGGTTGCGATAAGTCGGTTGGCTATTTTGTTGAGCCGACGGTGATTTTGGCAAAGAAGCCGGACTATGTAACCATGGTTGAAGAAATCTTCGGACCGGTGTTGACGGTGTTCGTTTACGAAGATGAAAAAATGGACGAGACCATGAAAGTGCTGGACAAGACTTCAATCTATGCGCTTACCGGTGCCATCTTCTCGCAAAACCGATATAATATTGAAAAGATGGCGAAGTTCCTGGAAAACTCAGCCGGAAACTTTTACATCAACGATAAACCAACCGGAGCAGTTGTAGGTCAGCAACCATTTGGCGGATCACGAGGTTCGGGTACCAACGATAAAGCAGGATCTGTTTTCAACCTGCTTCGCTGGACATCAATTCGGACCGTAAAAGAAACTTTCGTTTCGCCGAAAGATTATCTGTACCCGAACTTTATGCCGGATCAGGAATAG
- the nqrC gene encoding NADH:ubiquinone reductase (Na(+)-transporting) subunit C: MDRNSNVYTFIYASVMVILVAAILSFAAFNLKPLQSKNVETEKKQNILASVNIAATAVDAEQIYSEKIVNSYIVNAKGEKIDGDAFTVDMKKERAKKVEDRQLPVFECEIDGSIKYILPLYGAGLWGPIWGYISVESDMNTIYGATFDHQGETPGLGAEISTKAFQEQFKGKTIFDNDGKFYSIIVAKSNETAPAEHKVDAISGGTITSKGLQAMVLEDLSAYKAFFNQKK; encoded by the coding sequence ATGGACAGGAATAGTAATGTTTATACATTTATATATGCCTCGGTAATGGTTATCCTGGTTGCTGCGATCCTTTCGTTTGCAGCTTTCAACCTGAAGCCATTACAATCGAAGAATGTTGAAACGGAGAAAAAACAAAACATTCTCGCTTCTGTAAACATCGCAGCAACTGCTGTCGATGCCGAACAGATTTACTCCGAGAAAATTGTCAACTCATACATTGTGAACGCGAAAGGTGAAAAAATCGATGGAGACGCCTTTACGGTTGACATGAAAAAAGAACGTGCCAAGAAAGTCGAAGATCGCCAGTTGCCGGTTTTCGAATGCGAAATTGACGGAAGCATCAAATATATTCTGCCACTTTACGGAGCAGGTCTTTGGGGACCAATCTGGGGATATATTTCAGTGGAAAGCGATATGAACACCATTTACGGTGCGACTTTCGACCACCAGGGTGAAACTCCTGGATTGGGTGCCGAAATCTCAACCAAAGCATTCCAGGAACAATTCAAAGGCAAAACGATCTTTGATAACGACGGCAAGTTCTACTCGATCATTGTTGCCAAATCAAACGAAACTGCACCTGCTGAACACAAAGTAGATGCTATTTCGGGGGGTACCATTACTTCTAAAGGTTTGCAGGCAATGGTACTTGAAGACCTGAGTGCATACAAAGCATTTTTCAACCAGAAAAAATAG
- a CDS encoding NADH:ubiquinone reductase (Na(+)-transporting) subunit D, translating into MSDKEALFSKKNLGLLSNPLNSNNPITVQVLGICSALAVTAQLKPAIVMAIAVTAVVAFANVIISLLRNTIPNRIRIIVQLVVIAALVILVDQVLKAFVYDVSKQLSVFVGLIITNCILMGRLEAFALGNKPWPSLLDGIGNGAGYGAILVIVGFFRELLGSGSLFGYKLIPESWYIANGGFYSNNGMMILPPMALITVGAIIWVQRSKNRKLIED; encoded by the coding sequence ATGAGCGACAAAGAAGCATTATTTTCAAAGAAAAACCTGGGTCTGCTAAGCAACCCGCTTAACAGCAATAACCCGATTACCGTTCAGGTTTTGGGTATCTGTTCGGCGCTGGCGGTTACAGCCCAGTTGAAGCCTGCAATTGTTATGGCCATTGCCGTAACTGCCGTTGTGGCTTTCGCCAACGTAATTATTTCGCTTTTGCGTAACACCATCCCGAACCGGATTCGAATCATCGTTCAGCTGGTTGTTATTGCTGCTTTGGTAATTCTGGTTGACCAGGTATTGAAAGCTTTCGTTTACGACGTAAGTAAGCAATTATCCGTATTCGTAGGTTTGATTATTACCAACTGTATCCTGATGGGTCGTTTGGAAGCCTTCGCTTTAGGTAACAAACCATGGCCCTCATTGCTCGATGGTATCGGTAACGGTGCCGGTTATGGTGCAATCCTGGTTATTGTTGGTTTCTTCCGCGAACTGCTGGGTTCAGGTAGCTTGTTTGGTTACAAACTGATTCCTGAAAGCTGGTACATCGCCAACGGTGGTTTCTACTCAAACAACGGTATGATGATTTTGCCTCCAATGGCTTTGATTACCGTTGGTGCGATCATCTGGGTTCAGCGCAGTAAAAACCGTAAACTAATTGAAGACTAA
- a CDS encoding FtsB family cell division protein — protein MLKTPKWIRENLLTKWGIATVLFLVYILLINEHNLVQHMQNKHKLEQLIEQKEILEEKIEADQMKIEELQTNQKNLEKFAREQFLMHKENEDVFIIVE, from the coding sequence ATGTTGAAAACACCAAAATGGATTCGGGAAAATTTACTGACAAAATGGGGCATCGCAACGGTGCTTTTTCTTGTTTATATTCTCCTGATCAACGAACATAACTTGGTGCAACACATGCAAAACAAGCATAAACTGGAGCAGCTGATTGAGCAGAAAGAAATACTGGAAGAGAAGATTGAAGCAGATCAGATGAAAATTGAAGAGCTTCAAACCAACCAGAAAAACCTCGAAAAATTCGCCCGCGAGCAATTCCTGATGCACAAAGAAAACGAAGATGTTTTCATAATTGTCGAATAG
- the nqrE gene encoding NADH:ubiquinone reductase (Na(+)-transporting) subunit E — MENLINIFVKSIFIENMVFAYFLGMCSYLAVSKSVKTAAGLGAAVIFVLAITLPVNYLLETKVLREGALTWLGPQFADVDLSFLSFIMFIAVIASMVQLVEMVVEKFAPVLYTQLGIFLPLIAVNCAILGGSLFMQQKAFNNIAEATTYGVGSGIGWFLAIVGIAAIREKTRYSNVPAPLRGLGITFIITGLMGIAFMGFMGIKL; from the coding sequence ATGGAAAATTTGATAAATATATTCGTCAAGTCGATCTTCATTGAAAACATGGTGTTCGCATACTTCCTGGGTATGTGTTCTTACCTTGCTGTTTCAAAATCGGTGAAGACCGCTGCCGGTTTGGGTGCCGCTGTAATTTTCGTTTTGGCGATCACACTGCCGGTAAACTACCTGCTCGAAACAAAAGTTTTGAGAGAAGGTGCCTTAACCTGGCTTGGACCTCAATTTGCAGATGTTGACCTGAGTTTCTTGTCTTTCATCATGTTCATCGCTGTTATCGCATCAATGGTACAGTTAGTTGAGATGGTTGTTGAGAAATTTGCTCCGGTATTATACACCCAATTAGGGATCTTCCTTCCGTTGATCGCTGTGAACTGTGCCATCCTCGGTGGTTCGTTGTTCATGCAACAAAAAGCGTTCAACAACATCGCCGAAGCTACTACTTACGGTGTTGGTTCAGGTATTGGTTGGTTCCTGGCAATTGTAGGTATTGCAGCTATCCGTGAAAAAACCCGCTATTCAAACGTACCGGCCCCATTGCGTGGTCTGGGTATTACGTTTATCATTACCGGATTGATGGGGATTGCTTTCATGGGATTCATGGGTATTAAACTTTAA
- a CDS encoding NADH:ubiquinone reductase (Na(+)-transporting) subunit B: MKAIRNFFENTKPHVQKGAKYHWLHSTHDALFTLFFVPKNTSKSGTHIHDFIDLKRTMGIVVLALVPALLFGMYNVGYQHFGALGELATASFFDLFLFGLLKVLPIVAVSYIVGLGIEFIFAQYRGHEVNEGFLVSGLLIPMVMPVNTPLWMIAIAVAFAVIFGKEVFGGTGMNIWNPALVARAFLFFAYPGQMSGDSVWISASGIEKAVDGFTGATPMALAAAGHTDALNTWNAFVGLIPGSIGETSTIAILIGALVLIVTGIGSWRIMLSTVAGGLFMGILLNIFAGDNAYMALPFYDHLIIGGFAFGAVFMATDPVSAAQTVKGKWIYGFLIGVLAILIRVVNPAYPEGMMLAILLMNTFAPLIDHYVVEGNIKRRLKRAKVNV; this comes from the coding sequence ATGAAAGCGATAAGAAATTTTTTCGAAAACACAAAGCCTCATGTACAGAAGGGCGCCAAGTACCATTGGTTGCACTCTACGCATGATGCGCTATTTACGCTATTCTTCGTACCGAAGAATACCTCAAAGTCGGGAACACATATCCACGACTTTATCGACCTGAAAAGAACCATGGGTATTGTTGTACTCGCCTTGGTTCCGGCATTGCTATTCGGAATGTATAACGTCGGTTACCAACACTTCGGTGCGTTGGGTGAGTTGGCAACAGCTTCATTCTTCGACCTGTTCCTGTTTGGTTTGCTGAAAGTTCTTCCGATTGTTGCCGTATCGTACATCGTTGGATTGGGTATCGAATTCATTTTCGCCCAATACCGCGGTCACGAAGTAAACGAAGGTTTCCTGGTATCGGGTCTGTTGATCCCGATGGTTATGCCGGTAAACACGCCGCTTTGGATGATTGCCATCGCCGTTGCCTTTGCTGTAATCTTCGGTAAAGAAGTTTTCGGTGGTACTGGTATGAACATCTGGAACCCGGCTTTGGTAGCCCGTGCATTCCTGTTCTTTGCTTACCCGGGACAAATGTCAGGTGATTCTGTTTGGATCTCTGCGTCGGGTATTGAAAAAGCTGTTGACGGTTTCACCGGTGCTACTCCAATGGCATTGGCTGCTGCCGGACACACCGACGCACTGAACACATGGAACGCATTCGTAGGTTTAATTCCCGGATCAATTGGTGAAACTTCAACCATTGCCATCCTGATCGGTGCCCTTGTGCTGATCGTTACCGGAATCGGAAGCTGGAGAATCATGTTGTCAACCGTAGCTGGTGGATTGTTCATGGGTATCCTGTTGAACATCTTCGCCGGCGACAACGCTTACATGGCTCTTCCGTTCTACGATCACCTTATTATTGGTGGTTTTGCTTTTGGTGCTGTGTTTATGGCAACCGACCCGGTTTCTGCTGCACAAACAGTAAAAGGAAAATGGATCTACGGATTCCTGATTGGTGTATTGGCCATCCTGATTCGTGTGGTAAACCCGGCTTATCCGGAAGGAATGATGCTGGCCATTTTATTAATGAACACCTTTGCACCGCTGATTGACCACTATGTTGTTGAAGGCAACATCAAACGGCGGTTGAAACGGGCAAAAGTAAATGTTTAA
- a CDS encoding type IX secretion system plug protein produces MPCFQSKSAFLRVFLQLFGCVIFSLNSSAQSAGDTYFEDAVFNPDIKSVQLFPNDDQLALPILNLGSDGQLLLKFDDLSGGSKSYSYTIIQCDADWHESFLIQSEYLGGFFENPIDDYALSFNTTMQYSNYQLLIPNDRVQLRYSGNYVLQVYEGNDREKPVLSRRFYVLDPKVQVTGQVKRATFDPYKGDNQEVDFSVFPAQLKLDDPFKEIKVVVMKNNCWDTGIKGLQPIFVRKNELVYDYDKENVFPGGNEYRYFDIRSWQYNGENVDAIGQFDQYYHVTLAKDELRSNKKYFFYREMNGKYRIESQDREVQDPDTECDYGFVHFSLAVPVPLVGGSVHVFGALSDWKTGPETAMTWNDKTKEYELTLLLKQGYYNYEYVYVDNGDHKIDESVLEGSFYETENDYQIYVYYRGLSGRYDQLVGFQQLTSMN; encoded by the coding sequence ATGCCTTGTTTTCAGTCAAAATCAGCTTTTTTACGTGTTTTTTTACAGCTATTCGGATGCGTTATCTTTTCATTAAATTCTTCGGCTCAATCGGCTGGCGATACTTACTTCGAAGATGCCGTTTTCAACCCCGATATTAAGTCGGTTCAGCTGTTTCCAAATGACGATCAACTGGCTTTGCCCATCCTGAACCTTGGGAGTGACGGACAGTTGTTGCTGAAGTTTGATGACCTTTCCGGTGGTTCCAAAAGTTACAGTTATACCATCATACAGTGCGATGCTGACTGGCACGAATCTTTCTTAATTCAAAGTGAATACCTGGGAGGCTTTTTCGAAAACCCGATTGACGATTATGCGCTAAGTTTCAATACAACCATGCAGTACAGCAATTACCAGTTGCTGATTCCGAATGATCGCGTACAGCTTCGCTATTCGGGCAATTACGTGTTGCAGGTGTACGAAGGAAACGACCGTGAAAAGCCGGTCTTAAGCCGAAGGTTTTATGTGCTCGATCCCAAAGTGCAGGTGACTGGCCAGGTGAAGCGCGCCACCTTCGATCCGTATAAAGGCGACAACCAGGAAGTTGATTTCAGTGTTTTTCCAGCGCAATTAAAACTGGATGACCCGTTTAAAGAAATTAAAGTGGTGGTGATGAAAAACAATTGCTGGGATACGGGAATAAAAGGACTGCAGCCGATTTTCGTTCGCAAAAATGAGCTGGTTTACGATTACGACAAAGAGAATGTATTTCCGGGCGGAAATGAGTATCGCTACTTCGATATACGCTCATGGCAATACAACGGCGAAAATGTTGATGCGATTGGTCAGTTTGATCAATACTATCACGTCACGCTCGCAAAAGACGAGTTGCGATCGAATAAGAAATACTTTTTCTACCGCGAAATGAACGGGAAATATCGGATTGAGAGCCAGGATCGGGAAGTGCAGGATCCGGATACGGAATGCGATTATGGATTTGTGCATTTTTCACTTGCCGTTCCGGTGCCATTGGTCGGCGGTTCAGTGCACGTGTTCGGCGCTTTAAGCGATTGGAAAACCGGGCCGGAAACGGCAATGACCTGGAATGACAAGACGAAGGAATATGAACTAACGCTCTTGCTGAAACAAGGATATTATAACTACGAATACGTTTACGTTGATAATGGTGATCACAAAATAGACGAATCGGTACTGGAAGGCAGTTTTTACGAAACGGAAAATGATTACCAGATTTACGTGTATTACCGCGGACTTTCAGGAAGATATGATCAGCTGGTTGGTTTTCAACAGTTGACCTCGATGAACTAG
- a CDS encoding Na(+)-translocating NADH-quinone reductase subunit A, which yields MSKHFKLKRGLDIRLKGAAEATLEVAPAPVTVALKPIDFPGLTPKLSVKADAQVKAGDALFFDKYNPEILFTSPVSGTVKAVNRGERRKILEVIVEADGKNEFVSFSQADPLKLSREKITEQLLTSGLWPFFKQRPYGTLAKPSDQPKNIFISGFDSSPLAPDYEFIFKNDISAIQTGINALSKLTDGKVYFGLPGKVSNSIFAGLKNAELNTFSGPHPAGNVGIQIHKVAPVNKGEVVWTISVQAVAFIGRLFETGKLDLSKTIALAGSEVKAPKYVKTIQGALVGSLVKGKTKQEGNERIISGTVLTGTKVEADDYLGFYDQQISVIPEGDHYEFMGWAEPGFGKYSASKAFFSSLFPKKEYVLDANMNGSERAYVVTGQYEKFLPMDILPVYLIKAILANDIDKMEQLGIYEVVEEDLALCEYACTSKIKVQEILRQGLDVMVKEVG from the coding sequence ATGTCAAAGCATTTTAAACTAAAACGCGGATTGGATATCCGGTTAAAAGGTGCTGCCGAAGCCACTCTTGAGGTTGCTCCAGCCCCTGTAACCGTAGCCCTTAAGCCAATCGATTTTCCAGGCTTAACTCCAAAATTAAGTGTGAAGGCTGACGCCCAGGTAAAAGCTGGTGATGCCCTGTTTTTCGACAAATACAATCCTGAAATTTTATTTACTTCTCCGGTGAGCGGAACCGTTAAGGCGGTGAATCGCGGAGAGCGTCGTAAAATTCTGGAAGTAATTGTTGAAGCAGACGGCAAAAACGAATTCGTTTCGTTCTCACAAGCTGATCCCCTGAAACTGTCTCGGGAGAAAATTACAGAACAGCTGCTTACCTCCGGCCTGTGGCCATTCTTCAAACAACGTCCTTACGGCACTTTAGCCAAACCTAGTGATCAACCAAAAAATATTTTCATCTCGGGATTTGATTCCAGCCCTTTGGCACCTGACTATGAATTTATTTTTAAGAACGACATTTCTGCTATCCAAACAGGGATCAATGCACTGAGCAAACTGACTGACGGTAAAGTTTACTTCGGTCTTCCAGGCAAAGTATCCAACAGCATTTTTGCTGGTTTGAAAAACGCAGAACTGAATACTTTCAGCGGCCCTCACCCGGCTGGCAACGTTGGTATTCAAATTCACAAAGTTGCTCCGGTCAACAAAGGTGAAGTTGTTTGGACAATCTCTGTTCAGGCTGTTGCCTTCATCGGCCGCCTGTTCGAAACCGGAAAACTTGATCTGAGCAAAACCATTGCTTTAGCCGGTTCTGAAGTTAAAGCACCAAAATACGTAAAAACAATCCAGGGAGCTTTGGTTGGTAGCCTTGTAAAAGGTAAAACCAAACAAGAAGGCAACGAACGGATCATCAGCGGAACGGTTCTTACCGGAACCAAAGTTGAAGCCGACGACTACCTTGGATTCTACGACCAGCAAATTTCCGTTATTCCGGAAGGCGACCATTACGAGTTTATGGGTTGGGCCGAACCTGGTTTCGGAAAATACTCTGCTTCAAAAGCATTCTTCTCCAGTTTATTCCCGAAAAAAGAATATGTATTGGATGCCAACATGAACGGTAGCGAACGTGCTTACGTTGTAACCGGCCAGTACGAAAAATTCTTACCCATGGATATCCTGCCGGTTTACCTGATCAAAGCGATCCTGGCAAACGATATCGACAAAATGGAACAACTCGGTATTTACGAGGTGGTAGAAGAAGATCTTGCCCTGTGTGAATATGCTTGTACTTCGAAAATCAAAGTACAGGAAATCTTGCGCCAAGGTCTTGATGTCATGGTAAAAGAAGTGGGATAA
- a CDS encoding sensor histidine kinase produces the protein MQEPKTHLISKIFSFNPSEEKRIRIGLYLVYLSGIVFSLYSFTATLAGSLKYSCIPGDASLLAMSVIGIYFLRANKVSGAINTLFLIVLPMYFYFISAPYAIMPIHLTIPFTLWTAIGCLVLLLFFSNNRRKITVFFLLALCVLAVHVWDSNRIDQLTSFYWNANEFVLNPIIVLSTAYIICFITAWSFELNMKELREKAEETENEITQTLRQLQHGYLLLKINRDEMGSAVNMEVRKVNLAFENLFKVNAREVKNVDADVIFPKIFRNSFDWNNFFLFSKKNKTEFFVEHLNKWVELTTLSPKKDYIACLFHDISSKQNTIVSLKESRKRYKVLLEAIPDLFFIIDKDGIYVDFAIKDSEVIQINADDIIGNSIFEVGFSEKMSRKIYQFIQDAIRFDSIETIEYALEVEKGTAMFEMRIAKLDDNSVISIARDITKRKMAEIRLEEAKQKAEEADQLKSAFLANISHEIRTPMNAIIGFSRMIGSPDFDLEEKNRFIDIIISNGRLLMEMINDMISISKIESKQVVVHKGFCKINDMMVDLYREYSMEVSNKPVRMKLSNENANPKFGVTTDRYLLGEILKKLIDNAIKFTHEGEIEFGYQLLDKTRLKFFVRDTGIGIEKQNLERIFDRFHQIDNKKSRKYEGTGLGLAIAQHYAVVLGGKIEVQSEVDKGSTFWFTIPFENGDGMLKVVR, from the coding sequence ATGCAGGAACCAAAAACTCATTTGATCTCAAAAATATTTTCATTTAACCCGAGCGAAGAGAAGCGAATACGAATTGGTCTTTACCTGGTTTATCTTTCCGGTATTGTTTTCAGCCTTTACAGTTTTACTGCCACATTGGCTGGTAGCCTGAAGTACTCGTGCATCCCGGGTGATGCATCGCTGCTGGCCATGTCGGTCATCGGCATCTATTTTTTGCGTGCCAACAAAGTATCCGGCGCAATCAACACGCTTTTCCTGATTGTACTGCCGATGTACTTTTATTTCATTTCAGCTCCTTACGCAATCATGCCGATTCACCTGACGATACCGTTCACTTTGTGGACCGCAATCGGCTGCCTCGTTTTACTGTTATTCTTCAGCAACAACCGCCGCAAAATCACTGTTTTTTTCTTGCTGGCACTCTGTGTCCTGGCCGTTCACGTTTGGGATTCGAACAGGATTGATCAACTCACATCCTTTTATTGGAATGCCAATGAGTTTGTTTTGAATCCGATTATTGTGCTCTCAACTGCTTACATTATCTGTTTTATCACGGCCTGGAGTTTCGAACTGAACATGAAGGAACTGCGCGAAAAAGCAGAAGAAACGGAGAATGAAATCACGCAAACCCTGCGGCAACTGCAACATGGTTACTTGTTGCTCAAAATCAACCGCGACGAGATGGGAAGTGCTGTCAACATGGAAGTTCGAAAAGTAAACCTGGCTTTCGAAAACCTTTTTAAAGTGAATGCTCGGGAAGTGAAGAATGTCGACGCCGACGTGATTTTCCCGAAGATTTTCAGAAATTCATTCGATTGGAATAACTTCTTCTTATTCTCGAAAAAAAATAAAACTGAATTTTTTGTCGAGCATCTCAACAAGTGGGTCGAGTTGACCACCCTTTCTCCCAAGAAAGATTACATCGCCTGCCTGTTTCACGATATTTCATCCAAGCAAAATACCATTGTCAGCCTGAAAGAAAGCCGAAAGCGGTACAAAGTTTTGCTGGAAGCCATTCCCGATTTGTTTTTCATTATCGACAAGGATGGAATTTACGTTGACTTTGCGATTAAAGACTCTGAAGTGATCCAGATCAACGCAGACGACATTATTGGGAATTCAATTTTCGAAGTTGGTTTTTCGGAGAAGATGTCGCGAAAAATCTACCAGTTTATTCAGGACGCTATTCGCTTTGATTCAATAGAGACGATTGAATATGCTTTGGAAGTTGAAAAAGGGACAGCAATGTTCGAGATGCGGATTGCCAAGCTGGATGACAACTCAGTGATCTCGATTGCACGGGATATTACCAAACGAAAAATGGCCGAAATCCGATTGGAAGAAGCCAAACAAAAAGCGGAAGAAGCAGACCAACTGAAATCCGCTTTCCTTGCCAATATTTCACACGAAATCAGAACACCGATGAATGCCATCATTGGCTTCTCGCGCATGATCGGATCACCCGATTTCGACCTGGAAGAAAAGAACCGGTTCATCGACATCATCATCAGCAACGGGCGCCTACTGATGGAAATGATCAACGACATGATCAGCATTTCAAAAATCGAGAGCAAGCAGGTTGTTGTGCACAAGGGATTTTGCAAAATCAACGACATGATGGTCGATCTGTACCGCGAGTACAGTATGGAAGTGAGCAACAAGCCGGTTCGCATGAAACTGAGTAACGAGAATGCAAATCCCAAATTTGGCGTAACAACCGACCGCTATTTGCTCGGTGAAATCCTGAAAAAACTCATCGACAACGCCATCAAATTTACCCACGAAGGTGAAATTGAGTTTGGCTACCAACTTTTGGACAAAACCCGCCTGAAGTTTTTTGTTCGTGATACCGGTATCGGGATTGAAAAGCAAAACCTGGAGCGTATTTTCGACCGCTTTCACCAAATCGACAACAAGAAGTCGCGCAAGTACGAAGGAACCGGACTTGGACTGGCTATCGCCCAGCACTACGCTGTTGTTTTGGGTGGAAAAATTGAAGTGCAGTCGGAAGTTGACAAAGGCTCAACTTTCTGGTTTACTATTCCTTTTGAGAATGGCGATGGCATGCTGAAAGTCGTGCGCTAG